The Gopherus evgoodei ecotype Sinaloan lineage unplaced genomic scaffold, rGopEvg1_v1.p scaffold_34_arrow_ctg1, whole genome shotgun sequence genome window below encodes:
- the LOC115641317 gene encoding E3 ubiquitin-protein ligase TRIM39-like has translation MVSGYFLAELLKNYFHKEADVTLDPDTAHPRLEVSEGGKCVRDTGAVRNVPNNEKRFDSQMFVLASEGFASGKHYWEVDIGKKSNWELGVAREDVSRKGKITLSPKNGYWVIGLTDGKDYWACTDPWTRLTVSGKPSKIGMFLDMSAGKLSFYNVDGKFVFYTFTDNFEEKLYFFFSTGSAVTRDTEPLKIFGFEKQ, from the exons ATGGTATCTGGCTACTTCCTAGCAG AATTATTGAAGAACTATTTCCACAAAG aAGCTgatgtcactctggaccctgaCACAGCTCATCCTAGACTTGAAGTTTCTGAAGGAGGGAAGTGTGTGAGGGACACGGGAGCTGTTAGAAATGTGCCAAACAATGAGAAGAGATTTGACTCCCAGATGTTTGTGCTGGCATCTGAAGGTTTTGCATCTGGAAAACATTACTGGGAAGTGGACATTGGGAAGAAAAGTAACTGGGAATTGGGGGTGGCCCGTGAAGATGTGTCTAGAAAAGGGAAGATCACTCTGTCCCCAAAGAATGGCTACTGGGTCATAGGGTTAACAGATGGGAAAGATTATTGGGCTTGCACAGATCCCTGGACCCGTTTAACAGTGAGTGGAAAACCAAGTAAGATTGGGATGTTCCTGGACATGTCAGCAGGAAAGTTGTCATTTTACAATGTTGACGGCAAATTTGTTTTTTACACTTTTACTGATAACTTTGAAGAGAAACTTTATTTCTTCTTCTCTACAGGCTCTGCTGTTACAAGAGACACTGAGCCACTGAAAATCTTTGGTTTTGAAAAACAGTAG